The sequence AGCTTTGTATCAACCTCATCCGAGTAAGGCAACAATCCTCTGATTTTAGCAATCAAATCATCCATATCAAAAGGTTTCGGAACGAAATCTGTAGCCCCTGCATTTCCTGCAATACTGCTTCCGTCAACACTTGCAGAAAGTACAATCACTGGTAAATGTTCAAATTCTTCTGTTGCCCTGATGGCTTTCAGAACCTGATCTCCTGATAAAACAGGCATCCAAAGATCTAATAAAAGCAGATCGGGAAGTTCAGTTTTTATTTCTTTAATCAGATTTGTACTGTTGATTTCAGTGAAAACATCATACCCTTCAGACTCCAGCAACATTTGCAGAACATCCAATATTCCTTGGTCATCGTCACAGACCATTATTTTCTTATTGTCCATTGTTTTCATCTTTCATGATTGGTAATGTAAAGCTAAAAGTTGATCCTTTACCTATTTCACTTTCTA comes from Chryseobacterium sp. 3008163 and encodes:
- a CDS encoding response regulator — encoded protein: MDNKKIMVCDDDQGILDVLQMLLESEGYDVFTEINSTNLIKEIKTELPDLLLLDLWMPVLSGDQVLKAIRATEEFEHLPVIVLSASVDGSSIAGNAGATDFVPKPFDMDDLIAKIRGLLPYSDEVDTKLDLIV